The following proteins come from a genomic window of Larimichthys crocea isolate SSNF chromosome III, L_crocea_2.0, whole genome shotgun sequence:
- the kcnip3b gene encoding calsenilin isoform X4, translated as MSVRWETEGLQTVGIVCLVIMFLKLMHLLGLIDITETDDSSDSDLELSTVRHQPEGLDQLQAQTKFTRKELQSLYRGFKNECPSGMVDEETFKTIYSQFFPQGDATTYAHFLFNAFDIDRNGSIRFEDFVIGLSVLLRGSVTEKLNWAFNLYDINKDGYITKEEMLAIMKSIYDMMGRYTYPCVRDEAPYEHVDKFFQKMDKNRDGVVTIEEFIETCQKDENIMNSMQLFENVI; from the exons ATGAGTGTGAGGTGGGAGACGGAGGGACTCCAGACAGTTGGCATCGTGTGCCTGGTGATCATGTTCCTCAAACTGATGCACCTGCTGGGCCTGATCGACATCACTGAGACTG ATG ACAGCAGCGACAGTGATTTGGAGCTGTCGACGGTGCGTCACCAGCCGGAGGGCCTGGACCAGCTGCAGGCTCAGACTAAGTTCACCAGGAAGGAGCTTCAGTCTCTCTATCGAGGCTTCAAGAAC GAGTGTCCCAGTGGGATGGTTGATGAGGAGACATTCAAGACCATCTATTCTCAGTTCTTTCCCCAAGGAG ATGCAACCACCTAcgctcacttcctgttcaacGCATTTGACATTGACAGAAACGGTTCAATCCGCTTTGAGGACTTTGTCATCGGCCTGTCAGTGTTGCTCAGAGGTTCAGTCACAGAGAAGCTCAACTGGGCCTTTAACCTCTACGACATTAATAAGGATGGTTACATCACAAAAGag GAGATGTTGGCAATTATGAAGTCAATCTATGATATGATGGGGAGGTACACCTACCCCTGTGTGCGAGATGAAGCACCATACGAACACGTGGACAAGTTCTTCCAG AAGATGGATAAAAACCGAGATGGTGTAGTGACGATTGAAGAGTTCATTGAGACCTGTCAAAAG GATGAGAACATCATGAACTCCATGCAGCTCTTTGAGAATGTGATATAA
- the kcnip3b gene encoding calsenilin isoform X1, with product MFHSILCFTALLDVFSEYSLSLFRRTAQLSSYKPLSVDLFSLFCFFLPLTITLSLFSIYLLSHHLDVNTLPPPPPPLLFSLSKDDSSDSDLELSTVRHQPEGLDQLQAQTKFTRKELQSLYRGFKNECPSGMVDEETFKTIYSQFFPQGDATTYAHFLFNAFDIDRNGSIRFEDFVIGLSVLLRGSVTEKLNWAFNLYDINKDGYITKEEMLAIMKSIYDMMGRYTYPCVRDEAPYEHVDKFFQKMDKNRDGVVTIEEFIETCQKDENIMNSMQLFENVI from the exons ATGTTTCACAGCATATTATGTTTCACtgctctgctggatgttttttcAGAATACAGCTTGAGTCTTTTCCGCCGGACCGCTCAGCTCTCATCGTATAAACCTCTCAGTGttgacttgttttctttgttttgtttttttcttcctcttactATCACTCTCTCACTGTTCTCCATTTACCTGCTTTCACACCATCTTGATGTCAacacccttcctcctcctcctcctcctcttctcttctctctgtctaaaGATG ACAGCAGCGACAGTGATTTGGAGCTGTCGACGGTGCGTCACCAGCCGGAGGGCCTGGACCAGCTGCAGGCTCAGACTAAGTTCACCAGGAAGGAGCTTCAGTCTCTCTATCGAGGCTTCAAGAAC GAGTGTCCCAGTGGGATGGTTGATGAGGAGACATTCAAGACCATCTATTCTCAGTTCTTTCCCCAAGGAG ATGCAACCACCTAcgctcacttcctgttcaacGCATTTGACATTGACAGAAACGGTTCAATCCGCTTTGAGGACTTTGTCATCGGCCTGTCAGTGTTGCTCAGAGGTTCAGTCACAGAGAAGCTCAACTGGGCCTTTAACCTCTACGACATTAATAAGGATGGTTACATCACAAAAGag GAGATGTTGGCAATTATGAAGTCAATCTATGATATGATGGGGAGGTACACCTACCCCTGTGTGCGAGATGAAGCACCATACGAACACGTGGACAAGTTCTTCCAG AAGATGGATAAAAACCGAGATGGTGTAGTGACGATTGAAGAGTTCATTGAGACCTGTCAAAAG GATGAGAACATCATGAACTCCATGCAGCTCTTTGAGAATGTGATATAA